AAAAGATTGTAAGTGCCCATTTTAAAGCGTTTAAAAGCAAGATATGGTCACTATGCCAGGGTTCTCCCCAAATAATGGGCGCTGCGCTGCCTTATCGGCTTGGCTGCACCACTATGTAAAGATTGTAAAGTGATCCCGGTTACTCATGTTAATCCCTAGTGTGTAATGTGTCAGTGTTTGTCTCATTCTCTCCTCACTTAGTTTCTCTCTCTTTAACCCCAGTTGGTTGGTCTGCTGCTGATCGGCGTGGCAGCGTGGGGGAAAGGCTTCGGCATCGTGTCCAGCATCCACATCATCGGCGGGGTCATCGCTGTGGGTGTCTTCCTACTGCTTATCTCCATCGTGGGTCTCATTGGAGCCCTCAACCACCACCAAGTCATGCTCTTCTTTGTATCCTTTATATAAAGGGCATTTACAATCGCAACACACTTTACAATAAAAACAATACAATTAAGGAGATCTTCACTGTCGGCCCTATTCATACCAGTATGGGCAGGCAGAGTTGGTCTATAATGTTCCAACAGTTTTTGGTGTGGGTCACTGTGTGAGTTTCATTTTACTTTACTGAATATGGGTCAGTAGTAAAAATGTATTCTCTCAGTCTGTGTGTGCAGCCTTTGAATGTTGGTCTGGTTCCttgactgctcctctctcagtACATGGTCATTCTGTTCCTGGTTTTTCTTTTCCAGTTCGGTGTGTCCTGCTCCTGCCTGGCTATTAACAAGGGACAGcaggttgtgtgcgtgtgtgtgtgtgtgtgtgtgtgtgtgtgtgtgtgtgtgtgtgtgtgtgtgcgctcgcgCGCTCGTGCGCTCGTTTGACCTCTTCCAGCTCCTGTTTTCTATCTTATGTCCCatcactctctgtctttcttaTTGCACACTACTCTCTATATATGGATGTGTGGTTGTCCCTTGCCTTGTGTGTTGCAGTCATTGCTATTCCACAGTACTCCTGTCACTGtcctcacctgtgtgtgtttggtctCCAACCCAGGTGAAGCTGTTGAGTGCTACCTGGGCATTGATGAGCAACGACACGCGGCTGGGCGTGGAGAACAAGTTGAACTGCTGTGGGCTGCTGAACAACAACCAGAGCAAGGAGCAGTTCATCGAGGATGTGGAACTCTGCAATGCGGTGAGGGAGACACACCAGTTTGCTCTCTGCGCTCAGCCTTTAAGGCCTTTCTCTCTGGATGTGGTTCTCTGCATGTGGTTTAAGCCACTCTGGTTACTCTCTGCACTCAACAGCTTTCCCAACCTGTCTTAACCATTACAGATCAAAACTAGCACTGGACTGCCTATTATAggtagaaagaaagaaaaaaaacaggaTCGCAGTAGACCGTAATCTTATGGTTGGCCTTTTACTCTTTATGCAGATGCAGTCGTATGTTTGGACTTCCTCTCTTTATGTGATTGTTGACTCATTGAAGGCTTTCTCGCTCCCTCTGTGTAGCCCTGTAAGCCTACCGGGTTCTGTTTCACCTGCGGCGACTTGATGCTGCAGCATGCTGCAGAGGCTCTGAAAATCCTGGGTGCAGTAGGACTCTTCTTCAGCTTCACAGAGGTCAGGAAACCGCTCCTGACTATACCTACAAGAGCTGAAatacacacatcacaacactcaCCCCTAAATGCACAAAGGGGGGAATTCCGACTCGAGTTAAGCACATGTAAATGGTTTGTAATTCTCTTTTTCATGCACTTTTCTCTCCATGCATATTCTAACCTTGAACTTAAGCACGAGAATAGCATACTATTCACCGGCTATTTGTTTGGGTGGAGATTTAAAAAATGACGAtgtctacagatacaccaaattctgaccttgacttaattcccctcataattccaccacctttacgcGTGATTTACTAAGGTCGAGCAACAACATCTTTATTTTTTCCGGAAGAAGTAACTTCATTCACTGTAATTTACAAATTGACAAGAGATTGATAAAACCTAGGTAAATGAGTAAGCCATTTggagaaggggattgtaaatataaatgacaaTTGTTTGAGATCTATTTAACCTTATGATcactggagacaaatgtgaaaccagacatatggcagcaaactgaagcatatcaacatatcaccttttccacagtgaagttATGAAATGTTGGCCTTATACAGTAACCTTGGGATGAAATTTGGAGACCcaagctataggcttctgtagccaTGTGCAAATTACAGTATAGCGCCAAACCTATAGAGTTGATTTATGATTTCTACAATGTTTTAATTATAAGGCCAGACTTTTCagaattattttttattattattattttttaaatgtatcctgtTTGTTGCTTTCAGTagccaccatcagttatacccacattTATAATTGTTACTGACTTTAGTGTTGGATTCCTTACATCATTCCATTCCATTGTTAGTTTGTTCATGAGGATCACTAGCAATAGTGGATCATATTAGACTACCGTATTACAAGTtgtgcaataatttgggacatgtagcctatttgagtcAACATGGAAGTCAGACCACACTTAGCAGGTTAAACCTGGAACCTGGCGCACGGTTCACGATGACTGGACTGTTGTCATCACAGTACCATGAttattagggtagatttatagaactactgttcaacccctattgtacacttttttcaccttccaatatttcatggatCGAATTATTGAATATGtcaactttcaggatgaatcaaactACTATTTTTAATTcagaaatgtattttgtgtgtaaaGGCTCTCTAAACCAGCTTTTTATTATTCATAAATACTATCCTAATGCTAAATCGTATACAAGATCAGAGCattttttaaatctaccaattggtgctgaaaaggagacaaaaatgtgtgtatttacatggctttctttcattgagCCCTAATATTCTGAATTGTTCTCTCCATTTATTCTGAATCTGTCAAATTCTAATTAAAGGTCATccatatttaaagggatggctttagaTAAATATACTGAAAACTCCACGGGGAAATCTGTTGGCctgcaagtgggagggttttcagcggtTTAATTAAATATATTCAGCAGGCGCAAGGGAACCACCCCTGTAAAGCCCATTACGCAGCTGCATAAGGTAAATCTGAATACAAACTACGGAGAAGTGTGTAAGAAAGGTGTACATTTCCTTGGTCTGAATCAGGGCCCATACAGTACAGGAGAACACTATcaccatatacagacacacacatacacacttctcATGAATGTTGTTCTGTTTCAGATCTTGGGTGTGTGGCTGGCTGCACGTTACAGGAACCAGAAGGATCCAAGAGCCAACCCCAGTGCATTCCTATAAGAGCAGAGCGTGAAGAGGCCCACAACTTACGCACCATGATATAGACATACACCAGGGTACCCAAAATACAACATTGgagatacacatacatacacacagatgtgccaatatgaaaataataacaCACACTCGTAGCCTGATGCCAATTGACAACCCACTAAGTACCTTCTGGTTCTCACATGTGCATACACATGCACTGGGGAAGAAAAGGCAATGTTGGTCTATACAGTGTCTTCTCATGCATGATAGGATTGTTCAACAGCTTTTTTTTGTATAActtctgtatgtcagtgtttcTCAACCTCTGGTCTGTGGACCTGCACTGCTCTTGGGATAATGGGGACCACTCCCTCAGATGATAATACTTATTTACTCTGTTCTTAATTAGAAGTTTTAAACAACACAGTTCTCCAGCGGTATATCTggttcatgttcattaggcaccaaacagaagaacaTGTACAGAAACAAGGAGGGACCTGCACTTTTCCAATAAGAAAGATTTTATTTTCCGTTCTACGTTTTTCTACGGTGTGCTCTAATGAATATGAGCCTGTGCTCACTAGTTCCTGGGACCAAACCAGTTGAGAACGACCCCATTCAGAGACACCTATCCCTGTCTGTCCATGATGTGGGTAGACTACACAGATGCAGCACCCTGTGCAACAACTACCAGCATAGCACTGTGTGTGATGGCATACACAGAATTGATCATTTTTTTAACCAAGAAAAATCGTTTATAATAAGGATTTTGTCTATGCCACAAAATGTTGCAATTGTGCCGATTTTATATAGTAGACTTCTGTGGATTTTTAACAAGATGTCATTGTGTGCGGTGTGGCCATCAATATTTCTTGACAAAGAAAGCGGTGCCATATAGATCATGTCATGTTAGTGCCTCAGGTGGGAATTAGATTTTGTGCCAAACTATTGATTAAGAGGGGATACTGAATTGGATAGTCTATAGTGAGATTTCTCTTCCTTTTGAGCTAAAACATTAAGCACTTTAATGGAGTTAAGAATCATGAGACAGTTCAGACAATAGATATGTAGGCGTAATTCAGTTAAACCCCCATCCATCCACATAGCACTTTATTCAACACTTGCATTTGCTcctgtatattacatttgttttgttgGGGGTTACTATGAACACTAGAGGGCTTTGACGCTGAGTAAAAGTTGTCATTAAACAATTCATCTGGACCACCAGGGTGAGTTAATACTGGAGATAATGCCTTTGTGGAAATGCAACATGtttttctcccatctctccttgGCCTGTCGTGATATGCACCACCCTAACCTCAATTGTCTCTAGACATAGAGATAGGACATTTTAACATATTTAATGAATGAACAAAACATGTTTGCCAGTGTTGATAGTTGTCACACACTCCTTCATAAAATAAGTGCAGCCAGTCTCAAAAGTTGAGACAAAATGTAGTCTGGAGAATTAAAATGAACTTAACGCTTTGATTAGGAATATACAATGAAGGGAAAATGTAGAACTACAGCACAAAGCAATGGGCAGCACAGTTTTTGGATGATCTAGCTTAAGTGGTGTTCCACGACCTGCCTTCATATGTTGACACTGATTTCATTTCAACCATTGATCCTTTTCTGTGCATTCTTTGTTTCCACTTGATCTATTTTGTAATTAACCTGAAAGTGTTTTCCTAGTGGCACTTTGCCTGATTTTATTTATTTGCCTGATTTTATTTATTTGCCTGTCATTGGAGGAAATAATTTGCTATGGCGTAATTGATGCAATCTTGGAGGAATTTTAAAACTAGGGATCTGCCTGTAGCTTTTAACCACATGCCTAAATACTTAGCATAGCAGTGACTGTTCACAACAATTGTCAATTTGAAGCATCTTAAAACTGAGCAAAGAGTTTAGGAATTAGTTTTATTAAGTATTGCCCTTAATGGTAACCCTGCTAAAAGCCTTTGGTTGCACAGTGCCTCTGCACAGCAATGGGTTGTCGGAGTTAGTATGTTAGTCCCCTAGCTGTCACTTAAATGAGTGATGTGGCACTTTCAAAGGCTGTGAGACTGCCACTATACATCCTGACTCAAGGTTTTAGTTCCCCTAAAGTTTATCCATGATTGACAGAATGACTCATGCTCACCCCCAGTGTTGACTTCCTGTTCTAGATTATGGCAATGTCTCAGCTTCCTGTTGCTTttcacccaaatggcaccctattccctatatagtggactactttcaAGTAGTCCACTCTATAcggaacaggatgccatttgggactcaaccctTCTCTCAAACGTTCCTACTGTGGACTTGATTGCCTGCTTAACCTTAAGGTTTATTTTTTGTGCAACATGTTTTTCCTATTAAATGTCATGATTCAGGAGCCTGGCTTGGCTTGTTCAGTCACTTCATTCTCTGAATTTGTGATAATCTGAAGTCATTTCAGATTAAAGAAACAAACaagacattaacacactgaatTAACCTAGAAATTGAAAACAAGGGATAGAAAATGCATTTTCCATTAACATTGAATATAAAATGTACAGTTAGAAATGCCTGTTAGTTGATTGGAGCAGCTTTATTAGTCTTTGCAACACTGATACATTGGGAGGGATGCTTGGTACAGAAAAATACATTTGGCCTGTAAACCTGTTCAACAAATGCCACTTAGCTACTGTGTTCAtgtgtgaatttacaaaaatacattaaGCTATAATAATGACTCAGGACAGTTATTCCGTGTTGCATGTATGGGTGCACATTTCACTTGGGGAATGAACGAGTCAATCCCTCTTCAGGTTCATATCCATATTGGTCCTAAAACCCCACTTCTCTCCTTACATTCTCCAGGTGGTCCACTGGGTGTGTAGTAAGATAAAAAAAGGACCCACAACAGGAACCTGGCCTGAAATGCACTGAATGACAATTACACAAATGTCATTAACTGCATTTCAACCATTTGTCACTTCCTCCTCATTCTCCTGGAAGTAAGGATGTTCTAGAGCATTCAGTGCAGAGATTCTTCTTAGAGGGTCAAAAGTTAGCATTTTCTGTAGGAAAAACAGAACACTTGAGTTTACAAATGTGAATCAAGTAAGACAATTACAAGTAGGGTTTGTCCTATCTTGTATACCGTCATAACTTTATTTCGTTAATCATAGCTTTTACAAGCATTGGTCtggttaataaaaaaaatacactttTGGCCAGAATTCACACTAACCCATGTGGATCCTGGACCGGCTTATACAATTCTGCATTTAAACGCTACCAAAACGTTTATTTTCACCAAACCGAATACCCCCCACAGCTGGTTAGAAAACCAAGAAGTCTCACCAGCAGCAACTCTGTCCCCTGTTTATTGATCTCTGGAGCGTAGTCGGTGATTGGGCGGGGGCTGATAGGACTGAAGTTGTGTCGTGAGAGGGTGACATCAGCAGGCCACTCCTCCTCAGGTGGCAGGCCAATCACACTGGAATGGCAGACAGGAAGGTtcaagccagccagtcagacaagAGTTTCAGAAAGAATTGACAGAAGACTGATCCAAAGTGACAAGagggttacgtcccaaatggcacttgtcaaaagaagtgcactatatagggtgccatttgggatacaaccaAGGAGATTCCAGCCCATACTCACTTGAATATCTTTCCCAGTTGGTCCACTTCAGAGTCTCCACAGAACAATGGTCTACATGAGAGAGTTTGGATTTGGGTTAAAGTGCTGTTGGCCAATTTCCCCAGCTGTGAAACAAGCAGTACCGTCTGTCTATATGCCCCCAAATGCCCCCATTTTATTGTTCCGACCTATGGCCATGTCTGTGGGAGATTACAGGGCCTGGCTTACAGGGCCTGACCCTTCTGTGTAGACTGGTGTGGCCTGGTCGTTAGTGTGGGGCCATAATGATAAGAGAAGAATCCCTGAGTGCCACAGCAGTAGTCTGCTATACTGCCATTTGACTACATGGTGGCAGCATAATCACAGAAATGAGTGCTCGGTCACACAACATCCAGAAACAAATTGGATTTGTCTTGCtccatatgtgactcgtttcaggaaactaggcatatgacgtgggtcactacttcacaggagagccatttgaacaaaAACGTATTTTTAAAAAAACATCTAAATgtgtttttggcagaaatgccttctggaacacgtgaactttcatgtgccttaataacaaacttgtatgccatttgttaatacgaatacaattgttaaattacgagcctagttggttaagccacagaaaaagacagcaaccttcccactaactatgattggctgagataatgagtgggctggacatgccgagagaggaattcagattggtctgccatatagaaggcttctgtctaattgagctggtcagtctgtgttggtaatcctgtcgattatagcttttttttaaatgtatcatgtagtggagctgcataagtgttgatctccactttctggaggatagagtttgaaatcagtggaattagagtatgatagctaaagagatggagaaaacacccgtttccggattacatcttcaaactaaggccaACCATGGCATAGCATCTAGGGCCCCCGATCTCCAACGGgcccccagatagcatatgatagcaaaaatgtgtagaattggtccaatttcctgcaattctacacatttttgctatcatatgctatctgggggcCCCGGGGCATGTGCTCTGGGTGCCTGTTCGGTAATCTGGCCATGAGTGTTAACTTTGCTAGGTGGAATATTATCGATTAATCCAATGGGAATCTTGTTAGAATATCAGATTAagggactcccgagtggcgcagtgctagaccacctttactccacacgcagagacgcgtacaaagctctcccttcatttgacaaatctgaccataattctatcctcctgatttctgctgTCAAGcacaaactaaagcaggaagcaccagtgactcggtcaataagaaagtggtcagatgaagcagactataaactacaggactgttttactagcacagactggaatgtgttccggaattcttctgatggcattgaggagtacaccacaacagtcactggcttcatcaataagtgcatctgaCGTCATCCTCACAGTGACCCTACattcataccccaaccagaagccatggattacaggcaacatccgcactgagctaaaggctagagctgccgctttcaatgagcgggactctaacccggaagcctaagaaatcccgctatgacctccgacgaaccatcaagcaggcaaagtgtcaatacaggactaagatcgaatcgtactacaccacctatagtccctgtgcccaagaaagcgaaggtaacctgcctaaattactaccgacccgtagcactcacgtctgtagccatgaagtgctttgaaaggctggtcatgctcacaacaccattatcccagaaactctagacccactccaatttgtataccgcaccaacagatccacagatgatgcaatccctattgcactcaacactgccctttcccacctggacaaaagggctGCAGGTAAGGGGTGgtgggtaccctagtggttagagcgttgggccagtaaccgtacATTGACTCTGGACTGGTACcctctttatatagcctcgcgtattattttactgctgctgtttaattatgttacttttattttctaatcaagcattgttggttaagggcttttaagtaagcgtttaactgtaaggtctacacctgttgtattcggcgcatgtgacaaatacaatttgatttgattagccaTGAGGgatcctggttcaagtccaggctctgtcacagctggccgcgaccgggagatcgatgaggcggcgcacaatttgcctagcgtcgtcctggttaggggagggtttggccggcagggatgttcttgtcccaacgcgcactagcgactcctgtggcgagctgggcgcaatgcacgctgacacggtcgccaggtgtacagtgtttcctccgacacaattggtgcggctggcttcctggttaagtgggcattgtgtcaagaagcagtgcggattGGCTGggttgtttcggaggacgcacggctctcaaccttcgcctctccgtaCGGAAGTTGTAGCgacgggacaagactaactaccaattggataccacgaaattggggagaaaaaggggtaaaacaaTTAAAAATAGTATAAAAATGTCAActacaaacaaaatataaatatCGGATGTGTATATAGCTActtacatatacactgagtgtactaaacattaagaacacctgctctttccatgacagactgaccaggtgaaagctatgatccctattgatgtcacttgttaaatctacttcaaatcagtgtagatgagggggaggagacaggttaaacaattgagacatggattgtgcatgttcGCCATTCttcgggtgaatgggcaagacaaaagatttaagtgcctttggtagtaggtgccaggcacaccggtttgtgtcaataactgtaacgctgctgggtttttcacactcaacagtttcctgtgtgtatcaagcatGGTCCACCACCCcaatgacatccagccaatttgataTAACT
The sequence above is drawn from the Salmo salar chromosome ssa22, Ssal_v3.1, whole genome shotgun sequence genome and encodes:
- the LOC106583248 gene encoding tetraspanin-31 isoform X3, which produces MGAFSLQLVGLLLIGVAAWGKGFGIVSSIHIIGGVIAVGVFLLLISIVGLIGALNHHQVMLFFYMVILFLVFLFQFGVSCSCLAINKGQQVKLLSATWALMSNDTRLGVENKLNCCGLLNNNQSKEQFIEDVELCNAPCKPTGFCFTCGDLMLQHAAEALKILGAVGLFFSFTEVRKPLLTIPTRAEIHTSQHSPLNAQRGEFRLELSTCK
- the LOC106583248 gene encoding tetraspanin-31 isoform X1 — its product is MVCGGFTCSKNALCSLNVVYMLVGLLLIGVAAWGKGFGIVSSIHIIGGVIAVGVFLLLISIVGLIGALNHHQVMLFFYMVILFLVFLFQFGVSCSCLAINKGQQVKLLSATWALMSNDTRLGVENKLNCCGLLNNNQSKEQFIEDVELCNAPCKPTGFCFTCGDLMLQHAAEALKILGAVGLFFSFTEVRKPLLTIPTRAEIHTSQHSPLNAQRGEFRLELSTCK
- the LOC106583248 gene encoding tetraspanin-31 isoform X2 produces the protein MVCGGFTCSKNALCSLNVVYMLVGLLLIGVAAWGKGFGIVSSIHIIGGVIAVGVFLLLISIVGLIGALNHHQVMLFFYMVILFLVFLFQFGVSCSCLAINKGQQVKLLSATWALMSNDTRLGVENKLNCCGLLNNNQSKEQFIEDVELCNAPCKPTGFCFTCGDLMLQHAAEALKILGAVGLFFSFTEILGVWLAARYRNQKDPRANPSAFL